In the Lactobacillus paragasseri genome, GAGCTGAAACCTTAAACTCAGGTGCAACATCTTTAATTAATTGATGGTGAAAAGAATTTGTCTGTATTTTTTCTTTTCCCAACAATTCAGCAATCTTAGTTCCTGCAACTGTTTCAACAGTATGAGTAAGTAAAGTTGGCGTTTGTCCCTGATTGTGTTTTAAAGTTTTTCCTTTTCTATAGCTTAAGTCTTGGTATAACGTTCCCCCGTGATACACATTTATTATTTGCGCTCCACGACAAATTCCTAAAACAGGGACCCCGTTTTCTTCAGCTAACTTTAACAATAGCATGTCAAATTGATCTCGTTCAGGCCAAATATCTCCTAATTTTTGTTCTGGTTCTTCCTTATAATTATGAGGATCAACATCATGTCCACCAGATAAAATTAGACCCTGCACATTTAAAAGTTGTTCCTTAATCACTTCTTCATTTTCATTAAAGGGAATAATATAAGGAATTCCGCCATTCTGGATAACAGAATCAACATAATCTTCATTAACATAGCTACGACGATAACCTGGAAAAATACCACTATCATCAATGATTACAGAACCAGAAATGCCAATTATTGGTTTCATGTTGCACTCTCCTTTAACTTACTTTTTACCAGTTAGATTTAATTATAGAGTATATATTCTACTACGTAAATACCACAAGTTAAAATTAGCACTTTTTTCTCACAGTTCACTAATTTTTTGTTTCAATAAAAAAATCATCCTTTTACAGGATGATTTACAAGCTATTTTTTCTTTCGGTGCTTAATTGCATAAACAATTGCTGCTAATACTAGGACACCGGCTCCCACAGCAACAGAAACTCTAGTTTCTGGATTAATAAACATAAAAATAACGATTATTAGCAACATTACAAAGGCAAAATAATTTGAATATGGGTATAGCGGCAGCTTAAATGGATGTTTATTCATCAAATGAGCATTACTTTTTCTAAATTTTAATTCAGCAATCAAAATTACAAACCATGCTACCATCCCTGGTAAAACTGAAGAACTATAGACGATGACAAATAATTCTCCCATTGATTTATTCATTGTTGAGACAATTAGGTTTAAAACGAAGCCGAGTAAAATACCAACAGTAATACCAATAATTGCACGATCAGGAACAATATGCTTTGATAGCTTACCAAATATCTTTGGCGCTTCTCCTTCATGAGCCAATTTAAAGAGCATTCGACTAGAGGAATAGATTCCAGAATTTGCACCCGATAAGGCTGCTGTTAACACAACGAAATTGATAATCCCTGCCGCTGCTGTAATTCCGACCTTAGTAAAAGTTTCTACAAATGGTGACCCAATATTACTTAGCTGGTTCCATGGATAAATGGTGACAATAACAAAAATTGCTCCAACGTAAAAAATTAATATACGCCATAAAACAGACTTTACGCTCTTCACTATTGCTTCTTGCGGATTTGCAACTTCTCCAGCTGAAATTCCAATTAATTCTATTCCTTCATAAGAACCTGCAATAATTGCCATTGAAAAAAAGAAGCCTTTCATTCCACCCGTGAAGAAACCACCATGCGACCATAAATTACTAAAACCAAGTGGTTTTCCATGATTACCTACACCAAGTAAAATTACCAGCAAACCCAAAATAATCATTAATATAATTGTTACCACTTTAATCATTGCAAACCAAAATTCTAAAGCTCCATATGCTTTAGCACTAGCCAAGTTTGCTAATAGCAAGAAAGCAATAATAATGATACCCGACCAAAACACACTAACTTGGGGCCACCAAAATTTTAAGTATTCTGTAGCAGCGACAACTTCAGAAATACCAACAACAATGTACTGAAAAACATTGGCCCATTCTGCCAAATATCCGGCTAAAGGAGAAATATATTCTGTAGCATAATCAGCAAATGAACCTGTTCCAGGACTAACATAGAGCATTTCGCCAAGTGCCCGCATTACAATATATAAAATTAACCCCACAAACATATACGCTAATAATACTGAAGGTCCTGTCCATTTTATAGTTGAAGTTGATCCCATGAACAAGCCAACACCTATTGCCCCACCGAGAGAGAGCATTTCCATTTGGCCTGCAGTCATGGATCTTTTTAATTTAGGAGGATGATTTTTCTTATTTTCCATCAACACCATCCTTTCTATGACGAATCAGATATACAATTGTAGCTATAATTAATACCGCTGCTCCAACTAGTACAGAAATCCGAGTTTCTGGATTAATAAGCATAAATACTACAATAACAATTAACATTAAAAATGCGAAATAATTAGAAATAGGATATAGCGGCAACTTAAACGGATGATCAACTAGCAAATCTTGATTATTATGTCTAAATTTTAGTTCTGCAAGTAAAATTACAAACCATGGAATCATGCCTGGTAACACTGAGGACGAGAACACGATTACAAATAAATCCTGCGTAGATTTATTAATCGTAGCAGCAATCATATTTACAACAAATCCAATCAATATTCCCCCGGAAATACCTAAAATTGCATGATTAGGAACAATACGCTTGGATATATGACCAAATGTCTTAGGCGCATCCCCATCATGAGCTAATTTAAAGAGCATACGACTAGATGAATAAATTCCAGAATTTGCACCTGATAATGCGGCCGTCAAAACCACAAAATTAATGATACTTGCTGCTGCTGTAATTCCTACTTTGGCAAACGTAGTTACAAAAGGTGATCCAATACTGCTTAATTCATTCCATGGATAAATGGTAACAATGACAAAAATTGCTCCAACATAAAAAATTAGAATTCTCCATAAAACGGATTTGACGCTTTTTATGATTGCTTCTTGTGGATTAGCAACTTCACCAGCAGAAATTCCAAGTAATTCTATTCCTTCGTAAGAGCCAACGATAATTGACATTGAAAAGAAAAAGCCTTTTACGCCACCAGTAAAGAAACCACCATGTGACCATAAATTGCTAAAACCAGTTGGTTTTCCTCCATTACCTACACCAAAGAAAATCACAATGAAGCCCAAGATGATCATCAAAATAATAGTTACAACTTTGATCATAGCAAACCAAAATTCAAGAGAAGCATATGCTTTTGCACTTGCTAAATTTGCTAAAACTAGAAATAAAATGATAATTATTCCCGACCAAAAGACATTAACCTTGGGCCACCAAAATTTTAAATATTCAGTTGCCGCTACCACTTCAGACATTCCAACAACAATATATTCAAATACATTAGCCCACTCTGCTAGATAGCCAGCTAATGGATGCACATACTCAGTTGCATAATCAGCAAATGACCCAGTACCTGGATTTACATATAGCATTTCTCCTAAGGCACGCATTACAATGTATAAAATTAAGCCGACAAACATATACGCTAATAAAACGGATGGTCCCGTCCATTTTATTGTAGAGGTAGATCCCATAAATAATCCGACCCCAATTGCACCGCCCAAAGATATCATTTCCATTTGACCAGCAGTCATAGAACGCTTTAACTTCGGAATTGACTTTTTATTTCCCATTACTTAATGCCACTCCTATAAAAAAAACTAGCAGTCACTCGAGAGCTAGTTTTAAATATCAACAAATTGATTAATGTCATTTTAATACAGGTAAGCAGCAATTCCAAGAACTTTTTGACAAAAAATAAGGAACTCAGTCCTAAAACCAAGTTCCTTTTTAATTTCGTGTAAAATTACGTTTGATCTTTTGCCAAATTGTAAGAGCTCTTCTCATATTGTTTGCTGGAACATGCTTTCGAATAGCACGCAAAGTTGGCTTTACATGTCTTGCAGCAAAGATAAAACTACCATTTTTTTTAGTGCAAATCTTAAATCGTGGAATATATTTTCCACCAAAATATACATCTGCTACTACAACAGTTACTTCGTTCCAAGGAATCTGAACATAATCATTAGGATTGTTATCACTATAGAATTCGAATCCCTTGTCACCAACAAGAATTTTTCCATATGTAGGAATTCCTCTAAACCAAGTCGCAGTATCAACATATTCTGATTTTGTATTTAGTGATTGAACCATATAAAAACCTTTTCATATATAAGAAAAACGGTCTAGAGCAGACCGTCTTTTACTTATTATTGTTATAGTAAGCCAATTACGTGACCTAAAATACCAACAACGAAGATACCAATAATAATAACAATTGGTGAAACTTTCTTCTTTAGTAACCACATACATAAGAAAGTTAATAGCAATGCAGCAAGACCAGGAATTAAACTATCTAAGTTTTGTTGCAAAGTTGTTTCCTTAATTTTATCTAAGGCCATACCATTACCTAAATTATATTCAGATAATGCTTTGTGAATACCTTCTGCTCCCTTTGGAAGAGCGTTCCAATCGATGTAAGCACCCTTTTGAAGTGGAACACTTGAAACAACTGGCTTAAAGTTAATCGTTACCCAACGTTCAATTAAGGCACCGATAACAAACATACCCATCATTGAGGCACCACGAGTGATCTTTTGTAATAAACCACCTGAAGCATCTTCAGTAATCTTAGTACCAGCTTTGTAACCCATTTCTTGAGTGTACCATAAGAATGCCATACGAATTACATTCCATAATACAAAGAATAAGATAGGACCTAAGATGTTTCCGCTCAAAGCAAGTGAAGCACCTAATGATCCAATAATAGGACGAACTGTGTACCAGAATACAGGATCACCAACACCAGCTAAAGGACCCATCATACCAACTTTAACACCTTGAATGGCGGTGTTATCAACATCAGCACCATTAGCCTTATCCTCTTCTAGAGCAAGAGTAACACCAATAATAGGTGATGCTAAGTAAGGGTGTGTGTTAAAGAATTCCAAGTGTCTCTTTAATGCAAGAGATAAATCCTTCTTTTCTGGATACAATTTTCTTAAGGCTGGGATTAAACTGTATGCCCAACCACCGTTTTGCATTCTTTCATAGTTCCATGAACCTTGAAGGAAAGTAGAACGCCACCAAACCTTAATACGATCTGATTTACTTAAAGTTAATTTCTTTTTTGCAGTTTCAGTCATTTATAATTAGCCTCCTCTCGCTCAAATTTTAATAGTCATCCAGGATGTCGCCCAATGGGTCGCCTGAACCAGAATTAGAGTTATTATTGTTTCCACCCTTAGAACCTTCAAGAGCAAGGTACATAATAGCAAGTGAAATACCAATACCACCAAGAGCGATCAAAGTTAATTCCTTAACAGCTGCTAAA is a window encoding:
- a CDS encoding DUF956 family protein; protein product: MVQSLNTKSEYVDTATWFRGIPTYGKILVGDKGFEFYSDNNPNDYVQIPWNEVTVVVADVYFGGKYIPRFKICTKKNGSFIFAARHVKPTLRAIRKHVPANNMRRALTIWQKIKRNFTRN
- a CDS encoding amino acid permease, with amino-acid sequence MENKKNHPPKLKRSMTAGQMEMLSLGGAIGVGLFMGSTSTIKWTGPSVLLAYMFVGLILYIVMRALGEMLYVSPGTGSFADYATEYISPLAGYLAEWANVFQYIVVGISEVVAATEYLKFWWPQVSVFWSGIIIIAFLLLANLASAKAYGALEFWFAMIKVVTIILMIILGLLVILLGVGNHGKPLGFSNLWSHGGFFTGGMKGFFFSMAIIAGSYEGIELIGISAGEVANPQEAIVKSVKSVLWRILIFYVGAIFVIVTIYPWNQLSNIGSPFVETFTKVGITAAAGIINFVVLTAALSGANSGIYSSSRMLFKLAHEGEAPKIFGKLSKHIVPDRAIIGITVGILLGFVLNLIVSTMNKSMGELFVIVYSSSVLPGMVAWFVILIAELKFRKSNAHLMNKHPFKLPLYPYSNYFAFVMLLIIVIFMFINPETRVSVAVGAGVLVLAAIVYAIKHRKKK
- a CDS encoding amino acid permease, whose protein sequence is MGNKKSIPKLKRSMTAGQMEMISLGGAIGVGLFMGSTSTIKWTGPSVLLAYMFVGLILYIVMRALGEMLYVNPGTGSFADYATEYVHPLAGYLAEWANVFEYIVVGMSEVVAATEYLKFWWPKVNVFWSGIIIILFLVLANLASAKAYASLEFWFAMIKVVTIILMIILGFIVIFFGVGNGGKPTGFSNLWSHGGFFTGGVKGFFFSMSIIVGSYEGIELLGISAGEVANPQEAIIKSVKSVLWRILIFYVGAIFVIVTIYPWNELSSIGSPFVTTFAKVGITAAASIINFVVLTAALSGANSGIYSSSRMLFKLAHDGDAPKTFGHISKRIVPNHAILGISGGILIGFVVNMIAATINKSTQDLFVIVFSSSVLPGMIPWFVILLAELKFRHNNQDLLVDHPFKLPLYPISNYFAFLMLIVIVVFMLINPETRISVLVGAAVLIIATIVYLIRHRKDGVDGK
- a CDS encoding gamma-glutamyl-gamma-aminobutyrate hydrolase family protein; the encoded protein is MKPIIGISGSVIIDDSGIFPGYRRSYVNEDYVDSVIQNGGIPYIIPFNENEEVIKEQLLNVQGLILSGGHDVDPHNYKEEPEQKLGDIWPERDQFDMLLLKLAEENGVPVLGICRGAQIINVYHGGTLYQDLSYRKGKTLKHNQGQTPTLLTHTVETVAGTKIAELLGKEKIQTNSFHHQLIKDVAPEFKVSARCVDGVVEAIENKDASVIAVQWHPEMLHRVVSYQNNLFKHIIDNAKRE
- a CDS encoding PTS system mannose/fructose/sorbose family transporter subunit IID produces the protein MTETAKKKLTLSKSDRIKVWWRSTFLQGSWNYERMQNGGWAYSLIPALRKLYPEKKDLSLALKRHLEFFNTHPYLASPIIGVTLALEEDKANGADVDNTAIQGVKVGMMGPLAGVGDPVFWYTVRPIIGSLGASLALSGNILGPILFFVLWNVIRMAFLWYTQEMGYKAGTKITEDASGGLLQKITRGASMMGMFVIGALIERWVTINFKPVVSSVPLQKGAYIDWNALPKGAEGIHKALSEYNLGNGMALDKIKETTLQQNLDSLIPGLAALLLTFLCMWLLKKKVSPIVIIIGIFVVGILGHVIGLL